Proteins encoded together in one bacterium window:
- a CDS encoding DmsE family decaheme c-type cytochrome — protein sequence MPRLMKRIPNGATALGVILVAALMTYSCADLKNSRPVVPMREYEKLLVGSLFADYVGNETCLAACHNHDQAAAFLADSVHGHQKAEGTDMPLVNCETCHGPASEAIDPDFIAENNKCDTSKFVQLKELPAAALSMLCLKCHSSYSMANMQHWPFGDHARNEISCSDCHKLHKSSRQKLAGVEINRQCMGCHDDVRAAFSHVSRHPVPEGKMLCVDCHNPHGTQNQRGLKAMDQRGLCISCHGQLIGPFAWEHADVTDECTTCHSPHGSVFADMLNVQEPFLCLQCHAGHTDFTSPSSPSAGVKAAMYTRCSNCHTQIHGSDTRGPHPGSGLTQ from the coding sequence ATGCCGCGGCTGATGAAAAGGATCCCGAACGGGGCGACCGCCCTGGGGGTCATCTTGGTGGCAGCCTTGATGACCTATTCGTGCGCCGATCTGAAGAACAGCCGGCCTGTCGTCCCCATGAGGGAGTACGAGAAGCTACTCGTCGGTTCTCTCTTCGCCGATTACGTGGGCAACGAGACCTGCCTCGCGGCCTGCCATAACCACGACCAGGCGGCGGCGTTTCTCGCCGACAGCGTTCACGGTCACCAGAAGGCGGAGGGGACCGATATGCCCCTCGTCAACTGCGAGACCTGTCACGGCCCTGCCAGCGAGGCCATCGACCCCGACTTTATCGCCGAAAACAACAAGTGTGACACCTCGAAGTTCGTCCAGCTCAAGGAACTGCCCGCGGCGGCCCTTTCCATGCTCTGCCTCAAGTGCCACAGTTCCTACTCCATGGCCAACATGCAGCACTGGCCTTTCGGCGATCACGCCCGCAACGAGATCAGCTGCTCGGACTGCCACAAGCTGCACAAGAGTTCCCGCCAGAAGCTCGCGGGGGTGGAGATCAACAGGCAGTGCATGGGGTGTCATGACGATGTCCGGGCGGCCTTTTCCCACGTGTCCCGCCACCCCGTTCCTGAAGGCAAAATGCTGTGTGTCGATTGCCACAACCCTCACGGGACCCAGAACCAGCGGGGCCTTAAAGCCATGGACCAGCGAGGGCTGTGCATCAGCTGCCACGGGCAGCTCATCGGTCCCTTCGCGTGGGAGCATGCGGACGTGACCGATGAGTGCACCACCTGTCATTCGCCCCACGGATCCGTGTTCGCGGATATGCTGAACGTCCAGGAACCGTTCCTTTGTCTTCAGTGCCACGCCGGCCACACCGATTTCACCTCTCCGTCGTCCCCCTCGGCCGGGGTCAAAGCCGCGATGTACACACGATGCAGCAACTGCCACACCCAGATCCATGGAAGCGACACGAGAGGGCCGCACCCGGGAAGCGGCCTGACCCAGTAG